The genomic interval GAAAGTAGGGTCGCCACTCTGGATTCGTTATGTCGCTAGCTACGGCGTTGGCTACATGGATGAGAGCAGTGTGCCCGAAGATGCTGTACGTCGATTCCGGGTACAACGCGTACACTTCGACGAGGTCTTTGAGCTGCTCGACGGAGGCCGCAAAAAAGGCAGGTATCTGGTCGGCTGACGGTGACCATAATTTGAAGCCATGCTGTTTGTCGCTTGGGATGAACGGCCTGAAGAGGTAGAGCACAGTCCCGTGGAACCACATGCTGTGAAGGTTGTTAATTCGCACGCCGTGCACTGACGGgacaaaaggaaaaggttAACTTACTGGCAGGTAAGCACATGAGATGGGCTGTGCTCGTCACGTTCCATACTTTCAGACAAATTATCTGCCCAAGACAGTAGTTTGCTGTACTTCTCCAGTGCAAAAGCCTGGGATGAATGACCTGGACTAGTATCGTGCTGATAAACCCAAGTGATTTGAGAGGAAATGACCCATAATTCGCAAAAGGCGGCGAAAGTGTCTGATATGGCAGGAGATCGCCGTCTCTTGGTGCGATTTCGAGACTGGGAGCGAGCATCCGAGTCTGACGAGGGCGCTGTACTATTCGCGCTGCTGTTACGCTCGTGCTCAGATCCGGGTGTTGAGTTCCCTAGCCTAGCTTTGCCTGGAATGGGAAGAGTCGGGGGGTACTCAGTAGTCGCTGGTAAACAGAACTGGGCTATCATACTGCGCTTTTCGTCAGCTATACTCACTTGGACTTGGAGACTCTTTGAAATGGCCTTACCTCAGAGTGTTGAAAACTCCCCAGGCAACTTGAGCTGTTGCCCTCGCCTGTGGTTCCGAGAGACGATTTAGGTCTACAAAGGTATATGCATCGGGACACCCAAAGAGTCTCAGACGTTTCGCCATAGCTATTGTATCTTTGACGAACTTGACATTGAGTTCACCATTGCCATTGCAGCCGCTGGACTGAATCAAGAAGGTCAAAGCTGCAATGGTAGGCAGGGTATCATCGTTTTGCGCATGCCAGAGCTTATTTGACTCGTCTTCCAGCTCTTGACTCCATCGAGACGCTTCAGGTTGCTTTGCCGCATACGCTTGCTGGTAAAGACAATCAATGACATTAATCAAGAGAAGGGggtagggggggggggataaCTGACACAAGCGAAAGCAAGCAGAGCATTGACGAGCAGTGAAGAGCAGTACCGAACTTCACCGGAGACCAAGTCATCCAGGAACAGATCAGCATCGAACAAGCCCAATATCGGATGATCTGTTTCAAGATATAGGGAGATGACTTCTGCTGCGTCCTGATTACTGATGGGTACTACGGTCCAGAAGGCGATGTTCAAATCTTTCAGGCGAGGCTCGTTGCGAATGCGCGGTGTCGGCGGAGGAATAGGGCCCATTAGTGGAACAAAGAAGGCCGAGTTGAATGCTCGAGAAGGCCTAGGAGAGGCTGTAGAGGGATCATCTTCCAGGACTTCAGCCACAGTAGGGTATTCTGGTGCTCGACGGTCCTCGAGAATTGAACCCTCTTCGGATGCGTCCTCAACCCGAGCGAGTTTGGAAGGCCTAGAGTCGACATCCTCGGGCATCTCGAGACGACCTAATCTCCGAGTCTGGGGATACAAGATGGGATGGCGTCGCGTGAGTTCAAACTCGACATTGGACGAGATATGAGGTAGGATCTCCCGGGCATCTCTTGGCCCCGACGGTCTTATGGCGCGAAGAGCAGCGTAAGGGTCGACGGCGAACTTGAGCTTCTTCAATGTCTGGTGGGCAACATCATCCGGCATTGCCGTGAGCTGGCTCAACATTTCTCGAAGCATTTgattttccctctttaaaGCCATAGCGGCTGTCTCCGTCTCATTAGCACTGATATAGACACATTGTGTCTTCAGCTCTGTACACGCCTTGCACGAAGGGCGTTTACCGTCACACTTGAGTGAGGATGTCAGCGCTTGAAACGAGTCAAGAGGACCTGCCATAGTACCAAGATGAGAGATTTGTGCTTACTGCTTTTTTCTTGGACCGACAAGCGTTACAAGCAACCTTGGTACTCGGTAGACGCTTCTTGACTGATGATTGAGCTGGAAGGAAGCGTgctggaggaagaggaggaggaggagcaggCTGCAAGGCTTTTGGTGCCGGGAGTAGAGGCCGCAACGGCTGGGGCTTGACCTGGTCAGACATGACAGCCAACGGCCTCGCAGCTAGTGCGGCCGGACTGGTGCCACGAGGAGCTACCTAGGTAGACTTGGGGCTGTGACTTTGCGAGGAGATGTCGTCGTAGATGTTGTATATGGGCTGTAGGTAGAGAGAGGTCATGGGAAGGATGTTTCGTCCAGGGTCGTATAACGAGACTGACCGCTCGCGACGAAACCAAAGTGAGGGGTATTGGGCATACAGACGAGAGGCAAAGACAGCATAATAACCGATCGAGAAGCTGGTGAGCGGCAGGCAGAGGAGAACAAACACTCGTCCCAATGGGGAGAGCAAGGCAGCACGTGAATACGATGGCTTGCAGAAGACGTCGACATTGGCTCTCGGTTCCAACAAGACTTCGATGCGGCGCCCAGTGAGGATTGTGGATGTCGTCTGGAATAGTGCGATGAGGGTGTGGAAGGCTGGCTGGCAACCAATGCGGTGAGATGGATGGCATGCAGGTATTCGAAAGGAGCCGAGACAGAGGTTGGCCAAGCTGCAGAGACCTTTCTCTCTCGctcttttctctctttttttggaagaagagaagaggaAACAACCTAGCGGGTGAGGTGGGATAGACAGATGGGGAGAGATGATGGGGGCGTAGAGGGGTGTGcggggggggtgggggggatGTTGTGTGCTGTTGTTTGTGTCATTTTTGTTGTTGTTTTTTTGTTTGTGTTAGGagagaagggggggggggggggggggggggggggggggggggggggggggggggggggggggggggggggggggggggggggggggggggggggggggcgccAGAGAGGGAAGAGAAAAGGCGACGGCAAGAAAGAGAGAATAGAGTAAACAAGAGCCTACGAGAATGCAGAGTCATGTACCTATTTCGCAAACTGCCTCCTCCTAtgtcttcttcctcctcctccggcAAGCTACCTTAGGGTAAGGTAATCAAACCGAATCGTGGTCCGGATCTGCCTCCGTTGTTCAATCTGCCGTCCAGTCAGATGGTCTGGAAGGGCCTATTTAACTGGGGATATCTCAACGTGCTGCTGGCCCTGCCGCCCTGCCGCCCTGCTGCACTGCTGTGGCGGCCACTCCCCGTCCAGTCTCTTCTCGATCCAATTGCGCCAGAACTTGCAGCACTTGCAGTCCCCAATCTTTGGACAGACTCCTCCTCAGTGCAGTGTCACGCAGTGCTTTGCAGTGTCCCGCAGTGCTACGCCGTGAGGGAATGGAAGGTGGTGGTCAGTCCGGTACGTACCTTTCAGTTCTTTCCATGGCAGGAACTGAACGCTTCCATTCTGGGCCGGGGGCTTCCGCTTGAAGAAGCAAACAAAACCCCCACTCCACACAGTAATCCAACTTAGTCAGCATGCCTTGACCGGCGACACACACAGTGTGACCACGGATACCCCGGCGCAGGTCGCCCGCCTGCCTGTCACTCGCCGTGCCGTCATTTTGCATCTTCCTTGTCTCTACCAAATTTCAGGTGGGACAACTGCACTGCACTGTTCTCTTCTGAGCACAGTCAAACTTGCGACTCTAACCGTACCTTTTCCagctttctctttctttgcTACTTCAACTCCACCCAAAGCGTGGTTCAACATCACCATTCTTCCCATTCAAGAAATGAAGCTCCTGCTGCGTCGATATTCTATTATTACCCGGTGACAAGCACTCTCTAATCGCCCACGAGTACACGCGACAAGACAACCTATCCGACTCACACCACTTCATTAAACCCTGCATTCCGACTTTGAAACCATGGCGTCAGACTCTCCCCAAGCCGCCTCCCCGCGCAAGGCTGAGCCGGAACAAAGCACACCGGCCGATGATGCCTCCGACCTCAAGCAAGAGCCCACCGAGAACGAGAACGACTCGAAATCGACTTCACCCAAGGGCGATAACGACGACAACTCAAAACGAGACTCGAGCTCCCCAGAGTCCGGCGAGGCCAGCTCAATTGGCTCTCCCGCTCCTGCCGATGCTCGCGACGACAATCCTACCTCTTCCACCGATGCGCCACCCCTCCCCAACGAGGCGCCACCCCTACCCGCCGGAGCTCCTCCAGCGACACAGGACGACGGCTGGGACTTCCAGTGGGATCCGACAGCCCAGGCGTACTACTTCTACAACCGCATCACGGGCGCGTCGCAATGGGACAACCCTCGCATACCTACAGCCGGCGGCGCAacaccagcagcagcaccaggAGCACCAGGCACAaccgcctccgcctccgcGACTCTCTCAGGCCCTCCTCCCCTCCCAAAGAACGACGCTCCCCCGGCCGGCGGCTACAACCCAGCCATCCACGGCGACTACGACCCGAACGCGTGGTACGCAAAGGGTAGCGCAGCCGACGAGGACGAAACGGCCCAGACGTCCGCCTCTGCGATCAACGGCGGCGAGTACGGCGCGATGGCGCAATTCAACCGCTTCACCGGCCAGTTCCAGACGCTGGACGACGGCCCCGACCGCCACACGGACGAGGCCAAGAGCCGGCGACAGATGAATGCCTTTTTCGACGTCGATGCCGCGGCCAACTCCCACAACGGAAGGAGTCTCAAGGCGGAGCGGAGCGGCAAGAAGCCCAGCAAGTCTGAGCTCAAGCAGTTCAAGGAGAAGCGAAGggccaagaaggaggagaagcgGAGGGCTTGGCTGCGGGATTGAGGTGTGAGGCGTGGGgcattcttttcttttttttttctggaCTCTTTGGTCCTGATTTTCGCTGTTTTCAAAAAGGGTTGCCGTCGCGATCGCGACGTCTGGGGGAGGGGGCAAATATTCTTCATTCCGCGGCGTTCTGAAAGAAGGGGCCATCATCGGCGGGAAACGGGCAGAGAGGGAGACGTGGACTTCTCCTGATTGCCAACACGTCCCTCCGGCCTGTCATGGGATGGGGCTGGGCCAAACATACACTTTCATACAAAAAGACTTAACAGAATAAGTCGGGCTTCAATGGCCTTGGATACTGGACCTTTTCACAAACAGTATCATGTACAAAATACTGGGCCTCGACCTGCGAAAACGTCGATAGGCCTCTACTACAGCAAATCAAAAcaaaaaaaaacaaatacCCAGATTACTCGAATTTTTTGTTCCATTCAGCCGGAGAATTGTTCGTCTCCAGTGGGGGTATTATGTCCATCTAAATTGACAACAATATGAATCCTTTTTCTTTGTCTTGTCCCCTGTCTCattcatcctcctcctcctcttcatcATCGTCCAGGTCCATGTTGAGGTGCACGCTTTCATCGTCGCTGTCGTCATCCGCTTCCTCGGCCGGCTTGGCGGCCACTGGTTCCGGCGCCGCAGCAGCCACAATCGTCTTTTCGACCTCCTTTCTCTCCACGCTCTGTCTCTTGGGCGGGCTCGGGGCGCCCGCGCCCTCGTCTTGGAGCTTGCGCTTCTGCGCCGAGGTGACGGCGAAAGGGTTGACGACCTCGGTCTTGATGGACGTGACGATGTCGCTGTCCTCGTCACCCGCAACGACAATGGTGCCGGCGGTAACGGTGGCATCCTTCATCTCTGCATCCTGCGCGTCGCCCGCGACCTGGATCTCGGCGAGAatctcctcgtcctcggcgTCCTTGGCTTCCTCCTCGGCTTCAAGCTCCTCGAGCGTGGCGGTGATGCCCTCGAGCGCGTCTGCGGGTGGTTGCGCGGGGGAGGTGCGGATGTTGGAGCGGAGGATCTCGACGCCTTGGTCGCGGGGGTACTGCTGCGCGAGGTAGGGCAGGATGCTGGGGAACATGGCGCCGCCCTGGTTGGTGTAGGGGTTCAGGACGCTGGCGAGCATGGCGGCCTTGTTGCGCGACAGGATGGCCGTCTGGTCGAGGAGGCCGCGGAGGCCCGGCTTGAGGTGTTGCTGGGGTAGTTGGGACAAGAGGCTGGCGAGGAGggcgtcggcggcggcgatgtGGTCCTTTGCGATGAGGGTTTGTTTTGAGGACGAGGTGGTCGCGTCTGCGGCGTTGGCTTGCGTGGGGAGGAAGAGATCTGCGTTGGCGGCGATGGTGTTCTTCTTGGTGTCTGCTGCGGTCTTGTTGTTGGTTGCCGGCTTGACTTTTTGGATGTGGCCTGATTCTTGCTGGATATCTCTGCAGCAGGCGAGGGAGACGATGCCGAGGGTCTCGACGGTGAGCTTTTGCAGGCCCGGGCCGGCAATGGGGAGAGTCTCGTTGAGGAGCTTGTATGTCGCAGCGCGAACGGCGGGGATGTCGATGCCGGAGCGGAAGACGAGGATCATGTTGTCGTGTATCTCTGGGATGGTTGAAAGCGCGTTGTGTTCTAGCCTTTGCACCAGGACCAAGAGTAGTTCCAGAGCGGCGACGTGTATGTCGGGCATCGCGGCCCACAGCTCCTCCTTTTCTTCCCTTCCGACGGCAGCCTGTGTCTCGAGCGCCTGGTCCCAAGCTTGAGACTTGGAGTTACGGCTAATCAATGATACACGCGAGACCATATCCATGAGAGCTGCAATCGGAATCGTGACGGGAGTCTTGGTCGAGTAGCGGAGGGCGTCTGCCATGTATTGGAGCAAGCCGACGAGTCTGTCACGGCCAGCAGAAATTCCGGTCCAGTTGGGGAGCTGATCCCCCGTCTCCAAACCCTGCGGCGGAATATCAAAGTCCACCTTGGAGCAGGTGTACGCCGCCGAGGCTTCCCATGATTCCTGCACGGCGCGGAAGACCTGATCAGCGGTAAAGTGGAAGTCCTTGCGCAGCTCGTCTATCAGCTTGGCCCAATCGTCGCTGGGTCCCGTCTTGCCTGCCGTGGTGAGTGGTAGAGAGATGGCCAGATGTCTGCTTGCCCGGCGGAGAGACTGGGGGATCGTGGCTCCATCGGAAGAGGTGGGCGCCAAGTAGGGCTTGATGGCCGTTCTGGTCTGGCCGTTGAAGGGGCGGCAGGTCGTCGGATACAGGGGAATCATGGCGGAGAAGGCGTCCAGAACAGTCTCAACGACAGCGAGCGGCGTCTTGAGGCGCTGGCCTGGGCCTGGGAGCTTGATCATCTGAAGACATGCGTTGAAGAAGGTCGGAATCGTAGGCGTGGCGATTTCTCTGGTGAGAGTTTGGTAGCTGTTGATGAGACTGTAAATGCGCACGAGGGTGACAATGGCAATCTCCTTGACCGGGAATGGGTCGCTCTTCTACAATGCAGTGTTAGTATTCATATTGGAAGACAGATATCGGGACCTTGCTTACCTGAAGCATTCCCAAAAGCCCTCGAACCCAATTGCCAGACTCCTTAAGACATTCCCAGCCACCAACATCAACGACAGCCTTGACGAGAGTTGCGCCGGTGAAGCGGCCCATGGCACTCTTGCCATTGAGCAAAGTCGTGATGATGGTCCTCAGCTTATGAACCAAACTTGAGACCTCGGACGAGGCTTTAGGGTCATGGGGCGCAGACAAGACATCTTTGCAACGAAGGACGTGATTGATGAAGGCCGGGATTGAGTGAGGAAGTTGAGCCGGTGGTGTGGTTGTCAACTTGCGGCATAGGACCTTGAGGTCTGGGGGAAGAGAAAGAGACATTTCTTCGCGCGGTTCTGGTTGGATGATATAAGATAACAACCCAATTGGAAGCCCGCCTTTGTGATTGAGGTGCCGTAGTGAGAGGGAACTGGCAATATCTCGGATCACAGCCCAAGAATTCACCTGCCGTTGATGCTGAATGAAACTTTTTTTCTGTAAGTGAAGGTACGTATCGAATGTATCCTCCTCAATGATGAGCAACGTTGAGTTTGATTGGTCATAGTCGATCCACCATCACACCCCTACAAGGCGGTCGAGTCCAATCTTCAGATGCCATCCTGGAAGAAGTAGCCGGGCCAGGACACCGCCCGGTGGCCGACTGGCCCGTGCTCCCCGAAATGTCAATCAAGGGACCTGATTGTGCTGGTGTTGGTGGGATTTGGTGCTCTGTCCTGCTCTTCTGTTCACAAGCTTGTGCTGCAGCAACGACTTTTCTGCCGGTCAACGTACCTACCTTGCGCAGTACCTTGATTTCCTGGGCTTTGGTGGCAGTCGCACTGCCAAACAAGCGGGCGTGTCCATCGCATCGCTCCAATCACTTACGCAACGTGCCTTCTCCTAATTAAGCCATTCCTGGGTACCGAACATCGCCAACCCACCCTACCCCCTAGGATATCTTCAACAAAACAATGCAGCGGGCTCAAATGCGCTGCTAGTAGGATTGCTTTGCACTTCTGTCCCATCACTGGCACAGGCTTCAGTATCGCGAAATGGCTGTGAGTGCTTCCTTGTCCCTTCTCTAGGTCTCCAGGGGCTGCTGTCTAAACATCCCCTGGCTTTGGCCCCAAATGACGTCGAGGCCTTGGAGCTGACTGAGTGTTTCTTCTTCCCTCTTCGTAGCCCGATCCGAACAAGGCCGCCCACTACATCAAGGCCCTTGACGATGCCCGGTGCGAGGGCAATTGGAGCGCCGTCCCCGAGTTCGTACGCAAAATCAGGAAACATGCGCCTGACCGAGCCTGTCCGTTGCCTCGAAACAAGCACGCAAACGCCGCGATACCCTCCTTACTGACACCGAGTCCCCTCTAGGTCTGACTTTGGCCGCCGAGACGGAATGCGCCATCGCAAAAGCCACCGACCCTTCTGGTGCCGGACGACCTTCCACCTCTGTGTCCGCCAAGGATCTCGATGCCGATAACGTTCAATCAAAGCTTCAGGCCGCCATAGAAGGGGAAACAAGTCACCCAGAAGACAAGTTTCAGGCTCAAGTCTGCGCCGGACTGTTGCATTGGGTGGTTGGAGAGGTCGATCAGGCAGCGGTCAAGCTACCTCAGAACATTGAGGAGGAACTGGGCACCGCCGACAAGTCGGAATGGACCAATATCAGCGCTTTGAAGGCCGCCGTCATCAAGGCGAACTGCCTTGCCCGTACCCAAAAGACAGCCGAAGCTCTCTCCGTTTTCGATTCCGTACTGCCATCCGTATCCATGGCTCCGAGTTCACGAACCGCCCACAAGCAATTCAAAGTCTGGTCTGAACTGTTTCTGACTGAGTACTGTGTGCTTCAAAGCGACGCGCTCCGTTCGAACGAGAGGTCACTTGCAGACCCTAACTCGGTCGCCTGCTTCCGATCTTGGGCTAGGTACTGGGAGTCGATGACAGGGCCGGTCACGGGGGGGTATGGTTACAGGGGCTCGGTGCCGAGACGACAGGTGTGGCTCGAGTACTATTTGGCGTTGTCAACGATCATTGAGCTTGACATCCCATTCCCAACAGGATTCCTCGGCAAAATCACAAACGAGGCTTCATCCACGCGAAACCAGCTGAGGATCGAGCTGAAGAAGACCGAGGCTGCTTACGAGGCGCTCCTCATTAGCGAAACCAGCTTTCCCCGTGCCGACGAGACGAGAGAAGAAGTCGAATCCTTTATCAAGGCTGTTGTCAGGAATTGGTCCGTTCTTTGTGGTCGCGGTTGGGCCGAAAAGGACCTAGGTCAGGGTGGTCGCGAGAGCCTCAGCAGAGGTGTTCTCGACACTCTGTATGCCGCAGCGACCAAGACGTACCACTCAACCGCAATCCTACGATGTCTCTTCACTGTTCACCTGGCTGTTGCGGAGTTCGACCTGGCCTTCAAGGCCTTTGACTCATACCTCGATCTTGTCAGACACGGCAAGGCCAGGGTGGACAAAACAGACCACTTGGAGTCCAAcctcgacgacgacggcACTGTTCTTGAAACCATGTCACAATGCATCTTGGCGCTTTGC from Colletotrichum lupini chromosome 2, complete sequence carries:
- a CDS encoding WW domain-containing protein, with amino-acid sequence MASDSPQAASPRKAEPEQSTPADDASDLKQEPTENENDSKSTSPKGDNDDNSKRDSSSPESGEASSIGSPAPADARDDNPTSSTDAPPLPNEAPPLPAGAPPATQDDGWDFQWDPTAQAYYFYNRITGASQWDNPRIPTAGGATPAAAPGAPGTTASASATLSGPPPLPKNDAPPAGGYNPAIHGDYDPNAWYAKGSAADEDETAQTSASAINGGEYGAMAQFNRFTGQFQTLDDGPDRHTDEAKSRRQMNAFFDVDAAANSHNGRSLKAERSGKKPSKSELKQFKEKRRAKKEEKRRAWLRD